Proteins encoded in a region of the Candidatus Poribacteria bacterium genome:
- the katG gene encoding catalase/peroxidase HPI: MSNESKCPVMHHAHARGTIANQQWWPDQLNLKMLHQNPPTSHPMGEDFNYAEAFETLDLEGLKQDVYKVMTTSQDWWPADYGHYGPLFIRMAWHSAGTYRIGDGRGGGASGTLRFAPLNSWPDNASLDKSVRLLWPVKQKYGRTLSWADLIIFAGNCALESMGLKTLGFAGGREDVWEPEEDIYWGSETTWLGDERYTGDRELENPLGAVQMGLIYVNPQGPNGNPDPVAAARDIRETFRRMAMNDEETVALIAGGHTFGKTHGAADADAYVGPEPEGASLEEQGLGWKNSFGSGKGVHTITSGLEGAWTAAPTKWDNGFFENLFNYDWELIKGPGGAWQWTPKDESAHGTVPDAHDPSKKHAPMMLTTDLSLKEDPIYAEISKRFYENPAEFSDAFARAWYKLTHRDMGPRTRCLGPWVPEEPQLWQDPVPDVDHELINEQDIAALKGKILASGLSISQLVSTAWASAATFRGTDKRGGANGARIRLAPQKDWEVNNPSELEKVLQSLEAIQNEFNGSQSDGKRVSLADLIVLAGCAAIEAAAKNAGIEVQVPFAPGRTDALQKQTDVESFAVLEPTADGFRNYLANGHHGTAEQLLVDRAHMLTLTAPEMTVLIGGLRVLDTNVCESGFGIFTKRPETLTTDFFVNLLDMNTEWSVSSTSENVFEGRDRSTGERKWTGTRVDLVFGSSSQLRAIAEVYACDDAQEAFVNDFVAAWNKVMNLDRFDLA, from the coding sequence ATGAGCAACGAAAGTAAGTGTCCGGTGATGCACCACGCTCACGCACGGGGCACGATAGCGAACCAACAATGGTGGCCCGATCAGTTGAACCTGAAGATGCTCCACCAAAACCCACCCACATCTCATCCTATGGGTGAGGATTTCAACTACGCCGAGGCGTTCGAGACACTCGACTTGGAGGGGCTGAAACAGGACGTTTATAAGGTGATGACGACGTCGCAGGACTGGTGGCCCGCCGACTACGGACACTATGGACCCCTCTTCATTCGGATGGCGTGGCACAGTGCAGGCACGTACCGCATCGGCGACGGACGCGGCGGCGGTGCCTCTGGCACGCTCCGCTTTGCACCCCTCAACAGTTGGCCCGACAACGCCAGCCTCGACAAGTCAGTCCGGCTCCTCTGGCCCGTCAAGCAGAAATACGGGCGGACGCTCTCATGGGCAGACCTCATAATCTTCGCCGGGAACTGTGCCTTGGAGTCGATGGGGCTCAAGACACTCGGATTCGCAGGCGGGCGTGAGGATGTCTGGGAGCCTGAAGAAGACATCTATTGGGGATCGGAGACCACGTGGCTCGGGGACGAGCGTTACACCGGCGACAGAGAGCTTGAGAATCCTCTCGGTGCCGTTCAGATGGGCTTAATCTATGTGAATCCACAGGGACCCAACGGTAACCCGGATCCCGTCGCTGCAGCGCGAGACATTCGAGAGACGTTCCGGCGCATGGCAATGAACGACGAGGAGACGGTCGCACTCATCGCCGGCGGACACACGTTCGGCAAAACGCACGGGGCTGCGGATGCCGATGCGTACGTTGGACCCGAACCCGAAGGTGCCTCACTTGAGGAACAAGGACTCGGTTGGAAGAACAGTTTTGGTAGCGGCAAGGGTGTCCACACAATCACTAGTGGGTTGGAGGGTGCCTGGACCGCCGCACCGACTAAGTGGGACAATGGTTTCTTTGAGAACCTGTTCAACTACGACTGGGAACTGATAAAAGGTCCGGGGGGGGCATGGCAGTGGACCCCCAAAGATGAATCCGCACACGGCACGGTGCCGGACGCTCACGATCCCTCGAAGAAACACGCGCCGATGATGCTCACAACCGACCTATCTCTGAAAGAGGATCCAATCTACGCAGAGATTTCCAAACGCTTCTACGAGAACCCAGCGGAGTTCTCAGATGCCTTTGCCAGGGCGTGGTACAAGCTGACCCACCGCGACATGGGACCCCGCACACGCTGTCTCGGTCCCTGGGTTCCTGAAGAACCGCAATTGTGGCAAGACCCTGTCCCGGATGTCGATCATGAATTGATTAATGAGCAGGACATCGCTGCCCTCAAGGGGAAGATCCTCGCATCAGGACTCTCCATTTCCCAACTCGTTTCGACGGCTTGGGCGTCTGCGGCAACATTCCGCGGCACCGATAAGCGCGGTGGTGCGAACGGGGCACGTATTCGCCTCGCACCCCAGAAGGATTGGGAAGTCAACAATCCGTCCGAATTGGAGAAGGTCCTTCAATCCCTCGAGGCGATTCAAAACGAATTTAACGGATCCCAGTCCGACGGGAAGCGGGTCTCTCTTGCTGACCTGATCGTTCTCGCTGGGTGTGCAGCCATCGAGGCAGCTGCGAAGAATGCCGGTATTGAGGTCCAGGTTCCTTTCGCGCCGGGACGCACGGATGCGTTGCAGAAGCAAACCGATGTGGAATCGTTTGCTGTGCTTGAACCGACTGCCGACGGATTTCGCAACTACCTCGCAAACGGACACCACGGCACCGCCGAACAGTTGCTCGTGGATCGAGCACACATGCTGACGCTAACCGCGCCTGAGATGACGGTTCTCATCGGCGGCTTGCGTGTCCTGGATACAAACGTTTGTGAGTCCGGTTTCGGTATCTTCACCAAGCGACCCGAGACGTTGACAACTGATTTCTTCGTGAATCTGCTTGACATGAACACCGAGTGGTCAGTTTCCTCTACATCTGAGAATGTGTTCGAGGGGCGTGACCGCTCGACAGGCGAGCGCAAGTGGACCGGTACCCGCGTCGATCTCGTATTCGGCTCAAGCTCTCAGCTTCGAGCCATTGCGGAAGTCTACGCGTGTGATGACGCTCAAGAAGCGTTTGTAAATGATTTCGTGGCTGCGTGGAACAAGGTCATGAATCTCGATCGATTCGACCTTGCCTAA
- a CDS encoding MFS transporter, which translates to MKNDKKTIFGWCMYDCANSAYITTVIAAILPNYFAKAIVGEAGVNILGMNVSATALWGYMLATAAFCVFLFAPVLGAIADFSAAKKRFLMGFAYMGSIFATLLYFCKSGDVGLTIMLFLGSQICFVGGNVFYDAFLPQIASEDKLDAVSARGYAFGYVGGSLQFTIALALVATQKTPEGQAMAARIGMAMTGIWWAGWTLLTMKYLKEEKTSYQLPEAHRNKPKPIAYLILGISRTLATAKRVGRFKHLTLFLVAYMIYNDGIHTVTSMATIYGTEELGLSTTALMVTLLLVQVVAIGGALIFSRLASRIGAKRSVMFALVLWSGVVTYGYFIHSATEFFVLGMVVGLVLGGTQALSRSFYGAMIPEQASAEFYGFYSVFSKFSSIWGPVTFGVIEQITGSARLAIISLMIFFIVGLILLGFVDETKAKADKLAF; encoded by the coding sequence ATGAAAAATGATAAGAAAACAATCTTCGGTTGGTGCATGTATGACTGCGCGAATTCAGCCTATATCACCACCGTGATCGCCGCCATATTGCCGAATTATTTTGCGAAAGCCATTGTCGGCGAAGCAGGTGTGAACATTCTCGGTATGAATGTGAGTGCGACAGCCTTGTGGGGCTATATGTTGGCAACCGCGGCGTTCTGCGTATTCCTCTTTGCACCCGTGCTTGGGGCGATTGCCGATTTCTCTGCCGCAAAAAAACGGTTTCTTATGGGCTTCGCATATATGGGCAGTATCTTCGCAACGCTGCTCTATTTTTGTAAGTCTGGCGATGTCGGATTGACGATTATGCTATTTCTCGGTTCTCAAATTTGCTTTGTCGGCGGTAATGTTTTCTACGATGCGTTCTTACCACAGATCGCCTCCGAAGACAAACTGGATGCCGTTTCTGCCCGAGGCTATGCTTTCGGGTATGTCGGCGGCTCGCTGCAATTTACCATTGCCCTCGCCCTCGTCGCCACGCAAAAGACACCGGAAGGCCAAGCGATGGCAGCACGCATCGGAATGGCGATGACAGGAATTTGGTGGGCAGGTTGGACACTGTTGACAATGAAATACCTAAAAGAGGAAAAAACGTCGTATCAACTTCCAGAGGCACACCGCAACAAACCAAAACCTATCGCTTATCTCATCCTTGGCATCAGTCGGACGCTTGCAACAGCAAAACGGGTCGGACGCTTTAAACACCTGACCCTCTTCCTCGTCGCCTATATGATATACAACGACGGGATCCACACCGTTACCAGCATGGCGACAATTTACGGCACGGAAGAATTAGGGCTTTCAACGACTGCACTCATGGTAACGCTCCTGCTGGTGCAAGTTGTTGCAATAGGGGGCGCGTTGATCTTCAGTCGGCTCGCAAGTCGTATCGGTGCGAAACGCTCTGTAATGTTTGCCTTAGTCTTGTGGAGTGGGGTTGTTACCTATGGGTATTTCATTCATTCCGCAACAGAATTCTTTGTTCTCGGAATGGTTGTGGGTCTTGTGCTCGGTGGGACACAAGCGTTGAGCCGTTCCTTCTACGGTGCAATGATTCCAGAGCAGGCGAGTGCGGAGTTTTACGGGTTCTATTCTGTCTTTAGCAAGTTTTCGTCAATTTGGGGACCCGTAACGTTTGGTGTTATCGAACAGATCACCGGCAGCGCACGTCTTGCGATTATTTCATTGATGATTTTCTTTATCGTCGGACTGATTCTATTGGGATTCGTAGATGAAACAAAGGCAAAAGCGGATAAACTCGCGTTCTAA
- a CDS encoding TonB family protein, translated as MMTMADVQRQNREAAQKRKRKAIRIAWGFAIGLHVVGIIAGAIYFIQKTVLEMHNDKVESVVLEAEKPQAKRRTPPRATRQPQKPKFSKIRAPKGQTVTTSAKIPVGNARFTLPTSDVSTRPVMAPSTTGIGKNLFRATRQQANIVTTMPKFEVPKFESTSLVAKMDMGTSLAQTEFNDAGNLELASVNLGDAKQSFNEFLKAVRDRIKQVQRFPPRVRSLDDGSSTTVRFTLFKDGTIRNPTVTDSSGSTALDSAAIAAVQNAVPYPPFPAEQEGNSLRLELPIIFELTN; from the coding sequence ATGATGACCATGGCTGATGTTCAGCGGCAAAACCGAGAAGCCGCCCAAAAACGGAAACGGAAAGCGATCCGGATCGCATGGGGTTTCGCAATCGGGCTGCATGTAGTCGGGATTATTGCCGGTGCTATCTACTTTATTCAAAAAACCGTGTTGGAGATGCACAATGATAAAGTAGAGAGTGTCGTTCTGGAAGCCGAGAAACCACAAGCGAAACGCCGGACGCCGCCTCGTGCAACGCGACAACCCCAAAAACCGAAGTTCTCTAAGATCCGAGCCCCCAAAGGACAGACTGTTACGACGAGTGCTAAAATTCCGGTGGGCAACGCACGATTCACACTACCGACGAGCGACGTTTCGACACGCCCGGTCATGGCACCGAGCACAACAGGGATCGGTAAAAATCTGTTCAGAGCCACGCGACAACAGGCAAATATTGTTACAACGATGCCGAAGTTTGAGGTGCCGAAGTTTGAGAGCACAAGCTTAGTCGCAAAAATGGATATGGGAACAAGCCTTGCACAAACGGAGTTCAATGATGCGGGCAATCTTGAACTCGCCTCTGTCAACTTAGGGGATGCGAAACAGTCGTTTAACGAATTCTTAAAGGCGGTTCGGGACCGAATCAAACAGGTGCAACGGTTCCCCCCACGTGTCCGGAGTTTAGACGACGGTTCCAGCACAACCGTCCGATTTACGCTTTTCAAAGACGGCACGATTCGGAATCCAACAGTCACAGATTCTTCCGGCTCAACGGCACTGGATAGCGCGGCGATCGCCGCTGTCCAAAACGCTGTGCCTTACCCGCCTTTCCCTGCGGAACAAGAAGGGAATAGTTTGCGGCTTGAACTCCCGATTATTTTCGAGTTAACGAATTAA
- a CDS encoding TonB-dependent receptor — translation MGLQVPPCGEWFRIGNLLLLVLSIGLVLGEVDADNHETQQIVKVTGSVVDNDTEMPIAAVSIRVTDTQIRVKTDETGAFSLELPSGTYKIHASAPFYNTFVIPDFQVIPGETSASLDIKMTPQVVKLDAIKLPVRLSQASERGLLEKRMRSSRIEDSISTEEMSRLPASSAGEAIKRVTGVSIVGGRYVFVRGLGERYSNTLLNNVEIPSPEPNRRVVPMDIFPASLLASLQTVKTFSPDQPGGFAGGSVQVFTKDFPEELTMSLSMSSGFNTQATGEDGLTYPGGSFDFLGFDDGSRALPIIVENQAADLPVRERGRFTPLGFTPQEIQEFGQSFSNVWSPERRQVPINQGYKFSLGNSNKIFGDKEFGYLGVISYGNSHSYGTQVRNAFRLGLNETLSPVTSYNIERSGNEVEWGSVLNTSLRLSPEHLLSIKTLFTHTAEDETRTWEGFNADRNTDLRSTRLRYVERQLFSGQVAGMHDFNFGEPVLEEAAKHADVSMEWRLTYSRALRDEPDTRENIYEDRGDGTFTFRDVTHSGSRFFFNLEDDEYNARLDWKVPLGAEGLFKFGGLLRDRARTFDVRRFRFLPSDQVDATVNLSDPPEILFQTQNIAPRVFELRESTRSTDNYLADHNIYSSYLMLDLPITTKWQIMTGVRLESSDQTVTTYDPFTASQKAIEANLKTLDWLPGLNVAYRLTERMNLRLAASRTITRPDFRELAPFEFTDFVGGRTILGNPELERTQIDNFDFRWEAFPQIGGVLAISAFYKRFQKPIEQIVQPQAEVRITYENAEGANNYGLELEARQNLGVLTDALRKFSINTNAALISSHVVLPEDVGIQTSSERPLQGQCPYIVNVSVGFEDPDWGISSAIAYNIFGRRLSEVGNHGVPDVYEQPRGQLDVSFSRTVANYFKFSVSAKNLLDPDVHFKQGEASYVHYKLGRAFSFGISYNL, via the coding sequence ATGGGCTTGCAAGTTCCGCCCTGCGGGGAATGGTTTCGCATCGGTAACCTATTGCTTTTGGTGCTTAGCATAGGACTCGTGCTCGGAGAAGTAGATGCCGATAACCACGAAACACAACAGATCGTCAAGGTAACAGGTAGCGTTGTAGATAACGACACCGAAATGCCGATAGCAGCGGTATCCATTCGGGTCACTGACACGCAAATTCGGGTAAAAACGGATGAAACAGGTGCATTCTCGCTGGAACTGCCGAGCGGTACTTATAAGATTCATGCAAGCGCGCCGTTTTATAACACTTTTGTCATCCCCGATTTTCAGGTGATCCCAGGCGAGACATCGGCATCTCTTGACATCAAAATGACCCCACAGGTGGTAAAACTCGATGCCATCAAGTTGCCTGTCCGACTGAGCCAAGCCAGTGAGCGGGGTCTCCTTGAAAAACGGATGCGTAGTTCACGCATTGAAGACAGCATCAGCACAGAAGAGATGAGCCGACTCCCTGCCTCATCTGCTGGTGAGGCTATTAAACGAGTAACGGGTGTCAGCATAGTCGGCGGACGTTACGTGTTTGTCCGCGGTTTGGGAGAACGCTACAGCAATACCCTTCTTAATAACGTTGAGATCCCCAGCCCTGAGCCGAACCGCCGAGTTGTGCCGATGGACATCTTTCCAGCAAGCCTCCTCGCAAGTCTCCAGACAGTCAAGACCTTCTCGCCCGACCAACCCGGGGGTTTCGCTGGGGGTTCTGTCCAAGTGTTCACCAAAGACTTCCCAGAAGAATTGACGATGTCGCTCTCAATGTCGAGCGGTTTTAACACACAGGCAACAGGAGAAGACGGCTTGACGTATCCGGGTGGTAGTTTCGACTTTTTAGGATTCGACGATGGCTCGCGTGCCTTACCGATCATTGTCGAAAATCAGGCAGCCGATTTACCGGTTCGAGAGCGTGGACGTTTTACACCTTTAGGATTCACGCCCCAAGAAATTCAAGAGTTCGGACAATCGTTTTCCAATGTCTGGTCGCCAGAACGACGACAAGTTCCCATTAATCAAGGCTATAAATTCAGTCTTGGTAACAGTAACAAGATTTTCGGAGACAAAGAGTTCGGGTACTTAGGTGTCATCTCTTACGGCAATAGCCATAGTTATGGTACACAGGTTCGCAATGCCTTCCGGCTCGGTTTGAACGAGACGCTTTCCCCAGTAACCTCGTATAACATTGAACGGAGCGGTAATGAAGTGGAGTGGGGAAGTGTCCTAAATACCAGTCTTCGCCTCTCTCCAGAACATCTGCTCAGCATAAAGACGCTTTTCACACACACCGCTGAAGATGAGACCCGAACATGGGAAGGGTTCAACGCCGATAGAAATACCGATCTGCGCAGCACACGGCTGCGTTACGTTGAACGGCAACTTTTCTCTGGACAGGTCGCAGGCATGCATGACTTTAACTTCGGAGAACCCGTATTAGAAGAAGCAGCAAAGCACGCCGATGTCTCTATGGAGTGGCGACTCACTTATTCCCGTGCGTTGCGCGATGAACCCGACACACGCGAAAACATCTACGAAGACAGAGGTGATGGAACGTTCACATTCCGCGATGTAACACATAGTGGTAGCAGATTTTTCTTTAATCTTGAGGACGACGAATACAACGCACGTCTCGACTGGAAAGTACCGCTGGGTGCTGAAGGTCTCTTCAAATTCGGAGGACTCTTACGAGACAGGGCACGGACTTTTGATGTCCGTAGATTTAGATTCCTACCTTCTGACCAAGTAGACGCGACCGTCAACCTCTCCGATCCCCCCGAAATACTCTTTCAAACCCAAAACATAGCCCCTCGTGTTTTTGAATTGCGAGAATCCACACGCTCTACGGATAACTACTTGGCAGACCACAATATCTACTCAAGTTACCTGATGCTCGATCTACCGATTACCACAAAATGGCAGATTATGACCGGGGTTCGATTGGAGTCTTCGGATCAAACGGTTACCACCTACGATCCGTTCACTGCCTCCCAAAAAGCAATTGAAGCGAATCTAAAAACACTTGACTGGTTGCCGGGTCTGAACGTAGCGTATCGTCTCACGGAACGGATGAATCTACGGCTCGCAGCATCTCGAACAATTACGCGTCCGGATTTCCGGGAACTCGCGCCCTTTGAGTTCACAGACTTCGTCGGTGGTAGAACGATTCTCGGCAATCCAGAATTGGAGCGGACGCAGATTGACAATTTCGATTTCCGTTGGGAAGCTTTTCCACAGATTGGTGGCGTTTTGGCGATAAGTGCGTTCTATAAACGGTTCCAGAAACCGATTGAACAGATCGTTCAACCGCAGGCGGAAGTCCGGATTACCTATGAAAACGCCGAAGGTGCCAACAACTACGGCTTGGAGTTAGAAGCGCGTCAGAATTTAGGCGTTCTCACAGATGCATTGCGTAAATTCTCGATCAATACAAACGCCGCATTGATTTCCTCACACGTGGTGTTACCCGAGGACGTCGGTATTCAGACCTCCTCCGAGCGTCCACTACAGGGACAGTGTCCATACATCGTCAACGTCTCCGTCGGTTTTGAAGATCCGGACTGGGGTATTTCGAGTGCGATTGCGTATAACATCTTCGGACGCAGACTCTCTGAGGTGGGCAACCATGGGGTGCCAGATGTGTATGAGCAACCGCGTGGACAACTGGATGTGAGTTTCAGTCGGACGGTCGCGAATTATTTCAAATTCAGCGTCTCCGCGAAAAATCTCCTCGACCCGGACGTTCATTTTAAACAGGGTGAGGCAAGCTATGTCCACTATAAATTGGGGAGAGCGTTCTCATTCGGGATAAGTTACAACTTATAG
- a CDS encoding phosphatidate cytidylyltransferase — protein sequence MLAELLRKSIHLSGLVLPLIYLFLDRQTMLIFIGILTGLALAVELLKWFFPRFGELFFKIFAFLLRTHERKGAMTGATYYLISAFLCIFFFSKTLAIVCIFFMILGDLAAALVGKKWGRTKLIGKKSLEGSAACFVVCVLIALVTLNPVIAIIGALVATIVELIPAPIDDNLTVPLVSGAVMHFLMQILNS from the coding sequence ATGTTAGCCGAGTTGCTTCGGAAAAGCATTCATCTATCAGGACTGGTCCTACCGCTTATCTACCTGTTTTTAGATCGACAGACGATGTTAATCTTCATCGGAATACTGACCGGATTGGCACTTGCCGTGGAATTACTGAAATGGTTCTTCCCGCGTTTCGGTGAGTTGTTTTTCAAAATTTTCGCTTTCCTGCTCCGCACACATGAGCGCAAAGGCGCCATGACAGGCGCGACCTACTATCTCATCAGTGCTTTCTTGTGTATTTTCTTTTTCTCTAAGACGCTTGCGATCGTTTGCATTTTCTTTATGATATTGGGGGATTTGGCCGCCGCGTTAGTGGGTAAAAAATGGGGCAGGACGAAGCTCATCGGTAAAAAGAGTTTAGAAGGCAGTGCCGCCTGTTTTGTCGTTTGCGTTTTGATTGCTTTAGTGACATTGAATCCTGTGATAGCAATCATCGGTGCTTTGGTCGCTACAATTGTGGAACTCATCCCCGCCCCGATCGACGACAACCTCACAGTGCCGCTCGTTTCCGGTGCTGTGATGCATTTTCTGATGCAAATTCTAAACTCTTAA
- a CDS encoding ABC transporter ATP-binding protein, with protein MANIKLENIVKRFGDFVAVKDFNLEVEDKEFVVFLGPSGCGKTTTLRLIAGLENPEEGDIFIDGQPVNDLSPADRDIAFVFQFYALYPHLNVYDNIAFPLKAVKISKSEIDAQVKRVAGILQISDILNRKPSVLSGGEMQRVALGRAMVRQPKVYLLDEPMANLDAKIRVDTRAEIKRLQHEIGATTIFVTHDQVEAMSLADRIAVIHQGILQQIGTPHEIYNKPDSLFVAGFMGMPTMNLLDAEVTSHGGESMLRLRHTDVYFRLSPERQATITSGAVENGLVFGIRPEHITAVGQSGGGTIPVDVHLVEPLGPVNILDIRLGTHSETQEPILLRVRTHPTFQVTTGDTVWLNFDEAEMHLFDRETERAVWGK; from the coding sequence ATGGCGAATATCAAACTCGAAAACATTGTAAAACGCTTCGGAGATTTCGTGGCGGTTAAGGATTTCAATCTGGAGGTTGAGGACAAAGAGTTCGTGGTTTTTCTCGGTCCCTCTGGATGTGGTAAAACCACAACGCTCCGTCTCATCGCAGGTTTAGAAAATCCTGAAGAGGGCGATATCTTCATCGATGGACAGCCTGTCAACGATCTCTCCCCTGCCGACCGAGATATCGCCTTCGTCTTTCAATTCTATGCCCTCTACCCACATCTGAACGTCTACGATAACATTGCTTTCCCACTTAAAGCCGTGAAGATCTCGAAATCGGAGATTGATGCCCAAGTGAAGCGGGTTGCGGGAATCTTGCAGATATCCGATATACTCAATCGCAAGCCGAGTGTCCTCAGCGGTGGTGAGATGCAACGCGTCGCGCTCGGACGCGCCATGGTGCGTCAGCCAAAGGTGTATCTCCTTGATGAACCTATGGCGAATTTAGACGCGAAGATTCGCGTTGATACCCGCGCCGAAATTAAGCGACTCCAGCACGAAATCGGGGCAACAACCATCTTTGTAACACATGATCAGGTTGAAGCCATGTCACTCGCGGATAGGATTGCTGTTATCCACCAAGGAATCCTGCAGCAAATTGGGACACCGCATGAAATCTATAACAAGCCTGATAGTCTCTTTGTGGCGGGATTTATGGGAATGCCCACTATGAACCTGCTGGATGCAGAGGTCACCTCGCACGGAGGGGAATCCATGCTACGGTTGCGTCACACCGATGTCTATTTTCGCCTCTCTCCGGAACGACAAGCGACTATCACTTCAGGCGCGGTGGAAAACGGTTTGGTGTTCGGCATTCGTCCAGAACATATCACAGCGGTAGGTCAGTCCGGTGGAGGAACCATTCCTGTTGATGTGCATCTCGTTGAACCGCTGGGTCCCGTCAATATCCTTGACATCCGACTCGGTACGCATTCAGAGACCCAGGAACCTATTCTGCTTCGGGTCAGGACACATCCAACGTTTCAGGTTACGACTGGGGACACCGTCTGGTTAAATTTTGACGAAGCAGAAATGCATCTCTTCGACCGAGAAACAGAACGAGCTGTCTGGGGAAAGTAG
- a CDS encoding HAD family phosphatase, with the protein MKIPCRLAAFDLDGTLLNSEHALSAKNRDALRALAAKDVLVVLVSGRMHRSIKPISDQIGLENPIISYNGGMVQHATTSEVYHHTPVPADYAMAVVDDCVAQNLHLNFCLNDELYVAERNAWSDLYEARTGVPATPVGDLRELSGETPTKLLIIHTPEKLKPLLDSFQANYAEKLYVTQTQAEYIECMNPEVAKGRALTALANRFDIPMDTVVAFGDSYNDESLLKIAGFGIAMANAVPPIRECADHITTTNDDDGVAKAIWELIL; encoded by the coding sequence ATGAAAATACCGTGTCGTTTAGCCGCTTTTGACTTGGATGGAACACTCCTCAACAGTGAACACGCATTATCAGCAAAAAACCGAGACGCGCTTCGGGCACTCGCCGCAAAAGATGTTCTTGTGGTATTAGTTTCTGGAAGGATGCACCGGTCTATCAAACCGATCAGCGATCAGATCGGGCTTGAAAACCCGATTATCTCTTACAATGGCGGGATGGTACAACACGCGACAACAAGTGAGGTGTATCATCATACACCGGTTCCAGCGGACTATGCGATGGCGGTCGTCGATGACTGCGTTGCGCAGAATTTGCATCTCAACTTCTGTTTGAATGACGAACTTTACGTCGCTGAGCGAAACGCATGGAGCGACCTCTACGAAGCGCGAACAGGCGTTCCAGCGACACCTGTAGGTGACCTACGCGAGTTATCCGGGGAAACACCCACAAAGTTACTCATCATCCATACACCCGAAAAATTAAAACCGCTCTTGGACAGTTTTCAAGCCAATTATGCGGAGAAGCTTTACGTCACGCAGACCCAGGCGGAGTATATTGAATGTATGAATCCGGAGGTCGCTAAGGGACGCGCACTAACAGCACTCGCAAATCGATTTGATATTCCGATGGACACAGTTGTTGCTTTCGGTGATAGTTACAATGATGAAAGTTTACTCAAAATAGCGGGGTTCGGCATAGCGATGGCAAACGCAGTGCCACCGATTCGTGAGTGTGCCGATCATATTACGACGACGAATGACGATGACGGAGTCGCAAAAGCGATTTGGGAATTGATTCTCTGA
- the minE gene encoding cell division topological specificity factor MinE encodes MNISIKQLFGRKPKSSSIAKQRLKLVITQDRLDVDDRFMTRLHHELAEVLAKYFEFSVNSVRMSLKQEGNSYVLVADIPYKKFHDINPRQ; translated from the coding sequence ATGAATATCAGCATAAAACAATTATTCGGGCGCAAGCCGAAGTCGAGTAGTATCGCCAAGCAGCGCCTAAAACTTGTCATTACACAAGACAGGCTTGATGTAGATGATCGCTTTATGACGAGGTTGCATCATGAGTTGGCAGAAGTTCTGGCAAAGTATTTTGAATTTTCCGTTAACTCCGTTCGGATGTCATTGAAACAGGAGGGAAATTCCTACGTACTCGTTGCGGATATTCCTTACAAAAAGTTTCATGACATCAATCCGAGACAATAA
- the minD gene encoding septum site-determining protein MinD: protein MGKVIVVTSGKGGVGKTTSTANLGTALALLGKTVVVVDADVGLRNLDIVMGLESRVVYTSMDVIDKQCELGKALVKDRRVDGLTLLAASQKNNKDDIQPEQMKAICDKLKDAHDFVLIDSPAGIERGFSNASAGAEEAIVVTTPDVSAIRDADRIIGLLQHAGIEPINLILNRFSPQLVGNGSMMDQADVLDILNIDLIGIVPEDTGVITSTNRGIPLVYEDASPGSQAYMRIARRLTGQRIPIPDLEQKGFLSNIVNWFRNI from the coding sequence ATGGGAAAAGTAATCGTAGTAACGTCAGGAAAAGGAGGCGTTGGAAAAACAACCTCTACTGCCAACTTAGGAACAGCCCTCGCACTTCTTGGTAAAACAGTCGTGGTTGTCGACGCAGATGTCGGGCTTCGGAACCTTGATATCGTGATGGGCCTTGAGAGTCGGGTTGTTTACACCTCAATGGATGTCATTGATAAGCAATGCGAACTCGGTAAAGCACTTGTGAAAGACCGACGCGTCGATGGGCTAACGTTACTGGCAGCATCCCAGAAAAACAACAAAGATGACATCCAACCAGAGCAGATGAAAGCGATTTGTGACAAATTGAAGGACGCTCACGATTTCGTGTTGATTGACTCGCCTGCCGGTATTGAACGTGGTTTCAGTAACGCTTCCGCAGGCGCAGAAGAAGCCATTGTTGTCACGACCCCGGACGTTTCCGCAATTCGGGATGCCGACCGAATTATAGGGTTGTTGCAACACGCCGGCATCGAGCCGATCAACCTGATTCTAAATCGCTTCTCGCCGCAGCTCGTAGGGAACGGGAGTATGATGGACCAAGCCGATGTCCTCGATATCCTCAATATCGACCTCATCGGGATTGTTCCTGAAGACACCGGTGTGATTACTTCCACGAACCGCGGAATCCCTTTAGTATACGAAGACGCTTCCCCCGGTTCTCAAGCTTATATGCGCATTGCCCGGAGGCTTACCGGACAACGAATCCCGATACCTGACTTAGAGCAGAAAGGCTTTCTTTCCAATATCGTCAATTGGTTCAGAAATATATAG